The uncultured Dysgonomonas sp. genome contains the following window.
CTGCTACAGCAAAGAAGAATGTCACCAGCAGATATAACCGCCCCGGATATTGAATAAAAGACAACAGGGTGAACGGAAACCGTCCCCACGGGAATAACTGCGAAGATGCAAAAATATAGAACAGCCCGATAAGCAGCCCGATATGCACACTTTTCAGCAGTTCTGATTTACCCCTGATAAAGAAGCGAAGCAGAATAACCGAAGTCAGCAAAATACCGATGCCTACGATCGATATATCATCCCGATAATAGAATCCGCTCACCAATCCCCAGAAAACATAATCGAGAGGAATCTTGGCATTGGCAGGTAGTGTCCAGTTGTTCGTTTCATAGCGGTATGTGTTTGCTTGCATCTGTTCCAGAAGCGGAAATATATAGACTGCTGTAACGGCTATAGTGACAATTCCCGCAAGAATGAGATAAGCTATCCTCTTAGGTTCTTTTATCAATGGTTTACAGTAGAAAATAAGAACTATCACCACTGTAATAAACGTGAGAACCGTAGAGATAACATGTGAAAAAATAAGCAGACTGAAACCAATGGCAATAATATACCATTTCTTATAATCGCCTTTAATTATATGGTAAAGTCCCAGGAATACCAAGGGAATAAATGTAAAGGCAAAGACTTCGCCCATGGCACCACGGTTGTAAATATCATAGAAGCGATAGACGGAGAATGTATAGAGTATCCCTGCAACAAAAGCAGTAAACGAACTCTTATATATTGTTTTCACCGCAGAATACATGAATATTCCGCAAAGAATGGTCATGGTAAACAGCATCACTTCGAATGCATTGTACGAACCGATAAGTATACCCAATGCGGCAAAAGGAATCAATATCACATCGGAGTAGAATACCTTGCTCAGATAGCCGTAGTTCAGTGCCGCAGCATAATCTATATAGTGCGGGAAAGTACCTTCCCGAAGCGCAGTAATCAGTGCCTCGAAACGTTTCAGGTGAAAGTAATAGTCATAGCCCGGGTGCTCGTACACCGCGCCGAAGACTTCTGTCATATAAAATGAAAGAAGTATCAATGTGGTAAAGAAAACCCAGAAATGGGATTTCTTATTAGCTGCTATGGTTACTATAAGACTATTTATTGTATTCATCATTTGTTTACATCACTCCGTTTGCGCTTAGAGACAAAGATATATATTATCAGCCCGATAGTGCTCAATATGGAAATATACCAGCTATATTGCTGTGTGGCTGTCCATCTGTAAACGACCTCTATTTGCCCTGATTTATCGGCTTCTATCTGTACCAATCCGTTTCCACTTTCAGTAACGGGTATTCCATTCTTTTTATCTAAATATGCCGCTTCATACCCTTTGTAATATACTAACGGCAGTTCCAGTTTATCCGGATTGTTTGTCTTTATATCAAACGAGGAAATGCTTTCTTTTCTTGTAAAGTTAGAGACAACAGCTTCCTGTCTTTCGGATATCACCGTATCTTCCCGCTCATGTATATAATGGTGCGACGTCACTTTTTCAGGAAGATATTCCAGCCCGCCCAGATAATATTCATTCTCTACCGAGGCAACTCCTGTGAACCAATGCGGAGCTTCACTTATGGCCAGTGATTGCCAGTGTTTATAATTGTTATTGTTTACAACGAAGGTAATGAGAGTAAAAAGTATAATCACACTTCCCGCGACAATCTGCTGTTTTATGTTTCTTACTATCACAGATAAGTAATATGCTCCGCTAACGGCAAAGAAAAATATAATAAATTCATACAATCGCCACGGGAACTGGATGAATCCGAGTGGCAGCCGTCCCCAAGGGAAAATAGCAGAAGCAAAGACTAGCAGGATAATCCCGGTTAAAAGGCAAAAATCAGCAACCTTGACAGATGAGCTTTTCTCTTTTACAAACAACCTTAATAATACAAGTAAGATAAGCAACGGACCTGTACCCGCCATATTTTCAGTTTTGGGATATAATATTCCGCTGAGAAATCCCCAGCCGAGGTCCTGCCAGTCGAGTTTGGTTTGTCCTGTAATGTTTTCTGTTGTGCTGTAATAGAATGTATTGGATGTCATTTGTTCAAGCAGTGTCAGTATATAGCTGCTTACGATAGGCAATGTGATTATTGCTGCCAGTACTAAGTAACCTATCCGCTTGGGTTCTTTTATCAGTGGCTTATAGCAGATGATAACGATAAGAGCGAGTGTAATAAAGGTAAGTACCGATGATAGCAGATGTGTATAAATAAGCAGGCTATATCCGATTGTCAGCAAATACCATTTTCTGTAATCGCCCTTTATGATGTGGTAAAGCCCGAGGAATATAACAGGCAGGAACGTGAATGAAAGCGATTCGCCCAATGCTGCACGGTTATACCAGTCGAAAAGATGATAAGCCGAAAATGTATATAGAATCGCGCTTGCCGATGCTACGAATGTATTCTTGAATACTGTATTCACTGCAATATATGTGAACAATCCGCAGAGGAATGTCATGGTAAAAATCATCACATTGTATGCTGCGATTGTGCCTGTGAGGATGCCCAATGCTGCAAACGGCAATATTATAAGGTCGGGATAAAATCCTTTGGTGAAATATCCATAGCCTTCGAGAGCGTTGTAGTCTATGTAAATAGGGTAATCGCCCGATTTCAACGCATCAATCAGCACATTGAACCTCCCTATGTTGAAGAAATAGTCGTGTCCCGCGTATGCCGATACAGGCCCGAACCAGCATACCATAAACAGGGATAAGGCGAATAATAAGGACAGGAATATCCAAAATGAATATTTACTGTCTGTTTTTATGTCGTTTACACTATTCATTCACTATTCTTATTTTTTCTTTCTTCTTAGATAAGAAAATATAGGCACACAAGCTGAGAATGCTGAGTAAGGTTATTATCCAGCTCAGTTTCTGGATTATTGTTCCCCCGTAATAGACTTTTATATCGCCTGATTTATTTACAGGTATTTGTACCAGCCCGTTGTCACTTTCGCTTACAGAGATGTTTTCACCGTTCAGTTTCGCTGTGTATCCTTTGTAGTATATCAGGGGTAATTCCAGATTATCTGTACGGTTTGTTTCAGTATGGAAAGTTATTACGGCTTTATCTCTTTCCAGATTGGAAATATTGCTGTGATCGCTCTTTACAGAATCACCCCTTTCAATAAGGTATTCTATCGATGGAACCTTTACAGGCAGATACTCCAAGCCGATAAGGTGATAACGATTCTCCGGCAATGCTTCTCTTTTTATATCTTCGGTAATCCTTGTATCATGATACAGTTTCGCATCATTCATTAGGACAAACAAGGTGCAAATAACGACCAATCCACCGGCTATCAATCTACGCAGATTGGATTTCAAAAGCAACGCCAGATAATAGCCACCCGCAACAGCAAAGAAATACGACGCAAATTCGTATAACCGCCATGGTATCTGAATTATGCCCAGCTTATTAAAGGGAAATACCGACCAGGGAAACCAATAGGAGGACATGCACACATATACAAGCCCGATAATCACACCTGTATCTACGCTCTTTAAGCGTGCGGATTTTCCGGATACAAATAACCGTAATAAAATACCGCATGTCAGTAATAAGCCGATGGCCGGGGTGAACGTCCGCAGAGGATATATAATACTCATAAATAAGCCTGAGATAATGGCTGAAGTTCCTAGAAGTGAATCTTCCATCGACATCAGCGGGTTCATTTCATAATAGAAAGAGTTTGAACTCAGCTGTTCTATCATCGGAAATAATGCATAGCTGATTACCGGTATAGTAACAATACCCGCTATGATCAGATATTTAATCCGTTTCGGCTCTTTGAGCATAGACTTGTAATATATCGATACTAATATTACCACAGTTATGAACATAAGCAGGGTAGATAAGGCATGATTGAAAAATAGCAGGCTGAAAGCAATGGTAAGGATATACCATTTTTTATAATCGCCTTTTATAATTTCATAGATTCCTAATATGGCAAGAGGGACGAATGTAAAAGAAATGGCTTCTCCCAATGCCCCCCGGTGAAATACATCGAGCAGGCGATACAGGGCAAATGTATATAAAACGGCTGATATGGCTGCTGCATACGAACTTTTGTAAATACGATTGACGGCCATATATGTAAATACCCCGCACAATACCGTCATTGTAAATACTGTGAAGTGGTAAGCAAAATCCAGATTTGTCAGGTTCCCTATTATTGCAAACGGAATAAGGACAAAATCGGGATAAAAACCTTTTGTGAAATAGCCGTAACCTTCAATGGCCGTATAATCCATATAGATGAGGAAAGGGCTTTCTTTTATGCCGTCCATAAGTGCCTGCAATCTCCTAAAGTGAAAATAAGAATCGTGCCCCGGAATGAATGGCAGATAGAAATATAGCATAGCCAGTGATAAGAGTATCAGTACAAAAAAGAATATCCAAAAGTGGCTTTTCTTTTTTGCTGCTATTTTATCGGCTATATTTCTTAGAAGGTTCATTTATTGTTCGTATTAAATCCTCTTGTGGGTTTGCGCTTCTGCAAAAATATATAAATACAGGTAGCGAATATGCCTGCCAGTGTTATAAAATAACTTATTTTCTGAATAACAGTCCCTCCATAATATACCTGTATATGCCCTGATTGTCCGATAGGCAACTGTACTAATCCGTTTTCACTTTCCGCAACTGGTATTTCCTTATCATTTAGCGTGGCGGTATATCCTTTGTAATAAATCAATGGCAGTTCGGCCGCCTCACTATTATTTATAGTTATATCGAAGGAGGTAACGCCTTTTTCTTTCCCCAGATTGGTTATGGTTGTTTCGCTATATTCAGTTCTTATACTATCCCCTCGTTTGTGCATGTACTCAATAGACGGAACACTCGATGGAATGTATTCCATACCTCCCAGATGATAGTCGTTGTTGAATGCAGCCACTTGGGTAATGGGACGTCCGCAGCGATACATTTCATACGATTTGGCGTCATTAATCATAATAAATGCGAGTAATATCACAACGGTAAATCCGGCAGTTACTTTTCGCCCGTTCGATTTTAGTATCAGTGATAAATAATATCCTCCGGCAACGGCGAAAAAGAAACTTGTGAACTCGAACAACCGCCATGCCATCTGAATAAAATTCAGCTTATTGAACGGAAAAACAGACCACGGAAACAATGGGGAAGAGGCTACAATATATACCAATCCGATGACAACCCCTATATCGACACTTCGTAATTCAGCTGATTTCCTATAAACGAACAACCTTAACGCAGCAGCACCTGTAAGCAGAAAACCGACTCCCGGAATGAAGGCCTGAGCAGGGGTAACAATTCCGGTAAACATGCCCCAGATAATCCAATGGAATGGTAGAGCCGAGTCCTGCGTTTTTGCCATCAATTCGCGGCTTTCGTAATAGAATGTAGTTGTTATCGCCTGTTCCAGCATCGGGAAAAGATAATAAGCTGTGATTATCAAGGTCGTGATTCCTGTTACTGCCAGATAAAGAAGGCGCTTAGGTTCTTTTAACAGCGGTTTATAATAGATGATGAGGAATATAAGCAAGGTGAAGAACATCAGCACGGAAGATATCAGGTGAGTGAAAATCATCAGGCTGAAGCCTATTGCCAGAATATACCATTTTTTATAATCTCCTTTGATAATATGATAAAGCCCAAGGAAGACAATCGGGATAAATGTGAATGTAAGCGTTTCGCCCAGTGCCGCCCGGTGATACAAATCCAGTAAGCGGTATACGCAGAAGGTATATAGCAAAGTTGCTATTGCGGCGGCAAACGGTTTTTTATAAATACGATTTACAGTGATATATGTAAATACACCGCATAAGACCGTCATTGTAAATACCATAAACTGATAAGCAAACTCGAGGTTTGTCAGGTTACCAATAAGCGCAAAAGGAATCAACACGAAGTCGGGATAGAATGCTTTTGTGAAATAACCGTATCCATCGATGGCATTATAGTCGAGGTAAATAAGCATAGGGCTGGCCTTCATTCCATCCATCAAAGCCTGTAACCGCCTGTAATGAAAGAAAAAATCCTGCCCCGGGCAAAGCGGCTGGTATAGATACATCATCACCGCCGAAAGAAACAATAGTAAAGCAAAGAACAACCAGAAGTGGCTTTTCTTATTTGTTGCTATCTTATCGGGGATGCGGCTGAACCAGTCCATTTTTCTTTTTTCTGTTTAGTAAAGTTATATAAACACACAAAGATAATATACTTATCAGAGATATGTATATACTTATTCTTTGAATCGTTGTTCCTTCATACCAGGTTCTTACTTCTCCCGATTCATTTACAGGTATATTTACAAAGGCCATGTGACCTTGCATCACATGCAACTCTTCCCCGTTGAGGGTAGCTGTGTACCCGAGGTAATAAAGTAGAGGCAGTGTCAGGGTATCCGGTTTATTTAACGATACATTAAATACGACTGTATTATATTCGCGCCTCAGATTGCTGATTATAGTACTTTCGTCCTTTCCTTCTACTTTCTCTCCTCTGATGTGGGAATAATGAATGTCTTCCAATGCAGACGGCAAATATTCGCGTCCGATGAGCCTATATCCGTTTTCGTATGTCGGTTCTAATGCTAAAGTTCTTGCATCGGCGGGCAAATCTTTCGATGAATCGTGAGATTTATAGTTCTCGCTTTGCACATATATTGTTGCCATTGTTACAAGAATAATTATTACAGAAGCTATCAACCGCTGCTTATTCTTTATAATTACCAAAGATAAATAATAGGCTCCGGCTATGGCAAAGAAATAAGATACAAATTCATATAGCCGCCACGGATATTGTATGAAAGAAAGTAAGCTGAACGGAAACCGTCCCCAGGGGAAAATACGTGAAATAGCTATGATAAAGCATATTCCGATTATTACCCCTATATCCACACTTTTTAGTTTATCATCTTTTTTCCTTTTAACGAAAAAGCGAAAAAGCAGAAGCAGTGTAAGCACAATGCCAACCCCTGTCCACAGTTCTTTTTCCGGATAGGCTATTCCACTAATAAATCCCCATAAGATATAGTCAAACCCTACCTTTCCATATCCGGCTCCCCCTCCCGGACTATGCGTATTCAGATAGAAGGAATTGGAAGATAATTGTTCCAGCATCGGAAAAGTATAGTAAGATGTGATAACGACAGTGACTATACCCGCTAAAATAAGATAGAGAAAGCGTTTCGGCTCTTTTATCAATGGCTTGCAATAGATAATCAGTAAGATCAGTAGTGTGACAAACATCAGCACTGATGCAATGGCATGCGTATATATAAGCAGGCTGTAGCCGATAGCAAGCACATACCATTTCCTGTAATCTCCTTTTATGATATAGTAAACACCTAGAAAGGCAATAGGCAGGAATGTAAAAGACAAAGCTTCGGCAAGCGCTCCCCGCTGATAAAAATCGTATAGGCGGTAAACGGCAAAAGTGTAAAGTATAGCAGCGATGGCTGCCGCATATGAGCTTTTGTAAATGACATTGACTGTGTGATACATAAATACGCCGCACAATATCGTCATGGTAAATACCATTAGGTCATAAGCGAAATACACGCTTGTAAAAGTACCTACAAGAGCGAACGGCACCATGATGATATCGGAATAGAATCCTTTGGTGAAATAGCCGTATCCGTCCACATTGGCGAAATCGACATAAAACGAAGGATAAACTCCATGTTGTAATGCGTCAATCAAGGTGTACAGCCGTCTGTAATGAAAGCTGAAGTCGAAACCCGAATAGGAAGACGATGACCCGAAGCAAAGCATCATAAACAATGCAAGAAAAACCAGTACTGCAAAGAATATGCAATATTGGTTTTTTCTGTTTCGCTCTATTTTGTTTCGAAAGTGTTCCATCAATCCGGCTTTGTTTCCGGCAAAGATAATCAGAAAGATTTGTTTGAGCCTTCTGTATGAATATTTTATGAAAATAGGAGGGGGTTAACGGTTTGTTTTTTCATTCTGAAGTTCCTTTATTAACTTATTTTGCATCTCATTTTCTTTCTTCAAATCGATGACATACAAAGTCAGTTCCTCTATCTTTTGTAATAGCTTCGCTTGCATTTCTCCGATATCTATTCCGTTCTCTTTTACTTCTTTTTCTGATGGGATATCGGGTAGGTGCTGCTTTTCTTTGATATGGCTTTCTACTTCCGATAGGGTCGGGAGCTTATAATCAGGAGAAAATACAAAATCAGACCAATCAGGTATTTGAATTTTGACTTCTTTGGCCCGGATTAGTTCGTTGATATCTAGTGTGTTTCCTTTTATTCTTCCATTTACATCTAGTTCGCATGTAGGATCAGAAACCTTTATGCCTACAAAGCCATTCGCCCTAAAAACGATTCTTTCTCTCCATAAGTTATCCTCAAAATAATTAAAACCTAAAGTCAATTTCTCGCTGCCATCATCTCCAAGGTTAAGTCGAAGCTCTGAATGTCCACTTTTTATATTAACCCGGGAGAAATAAATAGGGTCACCATTTTCCCATCCTTGTCCAAATATTAGTCTACCACCCCAAACTTCCATAGGAGCGGGAACTTGTTCCGATCTTACTATAACATCTCCGATAGTAGTTAATTTTCCATTAACATCGAGAGTACCATTGATGCTTCCATCAGCATCAACTACCATCAGTTTCTTCCATTCATCCCAATTAGTAGATTGAGGTAAGCCTGTTCTATAATAAATACCACCATTATTAAAGTTAAGTTGGTGATGAAAATTCCCTGAATTGTTATTCCAAGGAGCAATTGTAATATTTGTAGAATAGTTTCCTGTTCCTGGAGCAGAGATCGTATTTCTGAATTTAAAGTCTGCTCGGAGAGTCTTATTTACAAAGTTTGGCTGATCATTGACATCCCTAGTATCGTGGATTGTAAGAGACTCAGCTTGTTGTGCGAACAGGGGATTGAGTGATGAAACAAATAGAATAAGCAAAACAAAGTTTTTCATAATAATAAAATATTTAGATATTAAATAGCTTTCAAAAGTTAGAGTAGAAGCAAATATTTATCTGCCTCTACATGCCTAAAATATATTGATAAATATTTTTAAAACTTATTCAATGCGCTTCCAACCAGTTCTTACCTTTTCCACAATCAGCTTTCAATGGGACGGCCAGCTTATAAGCATTTTCCATTTCTTCTATTACCACTTTCTGAACTTTATCCAGTTCGTTACTTTCCACATTGAAGTTCAATTCGTCATGTACTTGCAGAATCATTTTCGATTTGATATTTTCCCGTTCAAAACGATCGAATATACGATTCATTGCCACTTTGATAATATCGGCGGCACTTCCTTGTATAGGTGCGTTTATCGCGTTTCGTTCAGCATATCCGCGTACAGTCGTATTTCGTGAATTGATGTCCGGCAGATAGCGCTTGCGACCGAAAACAGTTTCCACATAATTATTGGTACGGGCTACAGATATACTCTTATCCATATACTCCTTTACCTTCGGGTAAGTGGCAAAATAGCCGTCTATCAGTTCTTTAGCCTCCCCGCGGGGAATAGATAAGCGTTCTGCCAATCCGAAAACCGATATGCCATAGATGATACCGAAGTTGGCAGTCTTGGCCTTACGGCGCATATCGCCTGTTACTTCGCTGATCGGGATCTTATATATTTTGGCAGCAGTAGCGGCGTGGATATCCTCTCCGCTGTTGAACGCATCGATCATTGTCGGGTCCTGGCTCAGATGTGCCATTATGCGAAGCTCGATCTGTGAATAGTCGGCCGAGAAGAAGATGCATGCCTCATCTGCAATGAAAGCCTTACGGATTTCTTTCCCCTGCGCGTCACGGATAGGTATGTTTTGCAGGTTCGGGTTGCTCGAACTTAACCGCCCAGTTGCGGTCACCGTCTGATTATAGGACGTATGAAGCTTGTCGTCGAGTGGACTCACAAGTAAAGGCAACGCATCGATATATGTGCTCAACAGTTTTTTCAGTCCACGGTATTCGAGGATTTTACTTACAATAGGATGAGCATCCTTCATGCTTTCCAGCGTTTCTTCACTGGTTACATATTGGCCTGTTTTGGTCTTTTTGGGTTTTTCTACAATCTTGAGTTTATCGAAAAGAACCTCACCTACCTGTTTCGCCGAATTGATATTGAACTCCTGTTCGGCAGCTTTA
Protein-coding sequences here:
- a CDS encoding YfhO family protein, yielding MMNTINSLIVTIAANKKSHFWVFFTTLILLSFYMTEVFGAVYEHPGYDYYFHLKRFEALITALREGTFPHYIDYAAALNYGYLSKVFYSDVILIPFAALGILIGSYNAFEVMLFTMTILCGIFMYSAVKTIYKSSFTAFVAGILYTFSVYRFYDIYNRGAMGEVFAFTFIPLVFLGLYHIIKGDYKKWYIIAIGFSLLIFSHVISTVLTFITVVIVLIFYCKPLIKEPKRIAYLILAGIVTIAVTAVYIFPLLEQMQANTYRYETNNWTLPANAKIPLDYVFWGLVSGFYYRDDISIVGIGILLTSVILLRFFIRGKSELLKSVHIGLLIGLFYIFASSQLFPWGRFPFTLLSFIQYPGRLYLLVTFFFAVAGGYYLSKIFMKEKARFIVVLAVILCTSIVIYMHNDNYRIMHTHIGQTNERPDASNFFYLNGAEYVPDKAESAYHILLRGDSITSINGNTTIESHSRDKHILSISINTQSTDSLELPLFYYKGYTAELNNKDLPIIQSAHGLIQIPVNETGDVKVYYEGTIIQKVSFGISILAIFALCIYIFIQKRRKPSKT